In Camelina sativa cultivar DH55 chromosome 16, Cs, whole genome shotgun sequence, a single window of DNA contains:
- the LOC104751145 gene encoding TMV resistance protein N-like: protein MSPKYDVFLSFRGIDTRANFVSFLYKELERRGIQTFKDDKELQDGQRISPELQRAIEESRFAVVVVSVHYAASSWCLDELVKIMDFVKNGSITVMPIFYGVDPFHVRRQIGDVAEQFKKHEAREKDPEKVLSWRQALKDLANISGQCSSKWSNDSKLVDATVDTISEKLMIFTRLSNGGKIVGIERHMKKLNRLMDLNFKKPVRVIGIWASGGRNGRSTLAKHVYQTWCKDFETHCYLGNVKRIFKGRHLAHLHDEFLEKIEGAYLTSRGSLKRQKVLLVADDVYKVEQLDALAEDFTDFGPGSVVVITTQDKQLLISYGIKDVYEVEDLRCEKLCDLRTFAFKKRRDIFAAFESALYEAKDFVTECFGCPSGTSGVYEKLLK from the exons ATGTCTCCCAAGTACGATGTCTTCTTAAGTTTTAGAGGGATCGACACTCGCGCCAACTTCGTAAGCTTTCTCTACAAAGAACTGGAACGAAGGGGCATCCAAACTTTCAAAGACGACAAGGAGCTCCAGGATGGGCAGAGGATTTCTCCGGAGCTCCAGCGCGCCATCGAGGAGTCAAGATTCGCCGTCGTTGTGGTCTCCGTCCACTACGCTGCGTCTTCTTGGTGTCTCGACGAGCTCGTCAAGATTATGGATTTCGTGAAAAACGGTTCCATCACCGTGATGCCCATCTTCTACGGCGTGGATCCGTTTCATGTCAGGAGGCAGATCGGAGACGTCGCTGAACAGTTCAAGAAGCACGAGGCTAGAGAAAAAGATCCCGAGAAAGTGCTTTCATGGAGGCAAGCATTAAAGGATTTGGCTAATATCTCCGGCCAGTGTTCATCGAAATG GAGCAATGACTCGAAGCTGGTGGACGCAACTGTTGACACGATATCAGAAAAGCTGATGATTTTTACAAGATTAAGCAATGGGGGGAAGATAGTGGGGATTGAGAGACACATGAAGAAACTTAACCGGTTaatggatttgaattttaagaAACCTGTGAGAGTAATTGGGATTTGGGCAAGTGGAGGAAGAAACGGTAGATCGACTCTAGCTAAGCATGTTTATCAGACATGGTGTAAAGACTTTGAAACCCACTGTTACTTGGGAAACGTGAAAAGGATTTTCAAGGGTCGCCACTTAGCGCATCTACACGACGAGTTTCTGGAAAAGATTGAAGGAGCATACTTGACGAGCAGAGGAAGTCTCAAGAGACAAAAGGTTCTGCTAGTGGCAGACGACGTCTATAAGGTTGAACAGTTAGATGCCTTGGCAGAGGATTTCACCGATTTTGGTCCGGGGAGTGTTGTTGTCATCACTACACAAGACAAGCAGCTGTTGATTTCTTATGGTATAAAGGATGTCTACGAAGTAGAGGATTTGAGATGCGAGAAACTTTGTGACCTCAGAACATTTGCCTTTAAAAAGAGGAGAGACATCTTTGCTGCATTCGAGTCGGCTTTGTATGAAGCAAAGGATTTTGTCACGGAATGTTTTGGTTGTCCAAGTGGTACATCTGGTGTTTATGAGAAATTGttgaaataa
- the LOC104753807 gene encoding toll/interleukin-1 receptor-like protein: protein MAMATPHHLLLHLRCYKITQLPYFSLYSHREFNHQMSDTSTFHKFDVFLSFRGLDTRRNLISFLYNELIRRNIRTFKDDKELERGRRISPELVRAIQESRSAVVVVSVNYAASPWCLEELVKIMEFEKQGSITVMPIFYGVDPCHVRRQIGLVDEQFKKHEAREDHEKVLSWRQALTNLASISGDCSWKCLLISFREDDSKMVDEITDKISKXLLFFFKFSGRSSPL from the exons ATGGCCATGGCGACACCTCACCATCTCCTTCTTCACCTCCGCTGCTATAAAATTACCCAGTTGCCTTATTTCTCTTTATACTCTCATAGAGAATTCAATCATCAAATGTCTGATACTTCTACCTTCCACAAGTTCGATGTTTTTCTTAGCTTCAGAGGACTCGACACTCGCCGCAACTTGATCAGTTTCCTCTACAATGAACTGATCCGAAGGAACATTCGAACTTTCAAAGACGACAAGGAGTTGGAGCGTGGCCGGAGGATTTCGCCGGAGCTGGTACGCGCCATCCAGGAGTCGAGGTCCGCCGTCGTTGTGGTCTCCGTCAACTACGCTGCGTCTCCTTGGTGTCTCGAAGAGCTCGTCAAGATCATGGAGTTCGAGAAACAGGGTTCCATCACCGTGATGCCCATCTTCTACGGCGTGGATCCGTGCCATGTGAGGAGGCAGATCGGACTAGTCGATGAACAGTTTAAGAAGCATGAGGCTAGAGAAGATCATGAGAAAGTGCTTTCATGGAGGCAAGCGTTGACCAATTTGGCGAGTATCTCCGGCGATTGTTCATGGAAATG TCTCCTGATCTCGTTTAGGGAAGATGACTCGAAGATGGTCGATGAAATTACtgacaaaatatcaaaaagNttattattttttttt AAATTTTCCGGAAGAAGTAGTCCTCTGtga
- the LOC104751147 gene encoding TMV resistance protein N-like, with the protein MAMATPHHLLLHLRCYKITQLPYFSLYSHREFNHQMSDTSTFHKFDVFLSFRGLDTRRNLISFLYNELIRRNIRTFKDDKELERGRRISPELVRAIQESRSAVVVVSVNYAASPWCLEELVKIMEFEKQGSITVMPIFYGVDPCHVRRQIGLVDEQFKKHEAREDHEKVLSWRQALTNLASISGDCSWKWEDDSKMVDEITDKISKRLMIDTTRSNGSDLVGIDAHMKALHRLLDLNPKKTVRVIGIWARGGNGRSALAKFVYQNICQHFESHYFLESVKKISQDRHMSHLHEDFMIRIQGECLSKLRLKNQKVLLVADDVNKLEQLDALAEDFNCFGPGSIVIITTQDKQLLISSGIKLVYEVELLRFQKVRGLFRQLAFKERDVSAAFELALHRAANVAMEWLGCLRGRYG; encoded by the exons ATGGCCATGGCGACACCTCACCATCTCCTTCTTCACCTCCGCTGCTATAAAATTACCCAGTTGCCTTATTTCTCTTTATACTCTCATAGAGAATTCAATCATCAAATGTCTGATACTTCTACCTTCCACAAGTTCGATGTTTTTCTTAGCTTCAGAGGACTCGACACTCGCCGCAACTTGATCAGTTTCCTCTACAATGAACTGATCCGAAGGAACATTCGAACTTTCAAAGACGACAAGGAGTTGGAGCGTGGCCGGAGGATTTCGCCGGAGCTGGTACGCGCCATCCAGGAGTCGAGGTCCGCCGTCGTTGTGGTCTCCGTCAACTACGCTGCGTCTCCTTGGTGTCTCGAAGAGCTCGTCAAGATCATGGAGTTCGAGAAACAGGGTTCCATCACCGTGATGCCCATCTTCTACGGCGTGGATCCGTGCCATGTGAGGAGGCAGATCGGACTAGTCGATGAACAGTTTAAGAAGCATGAGGCTAGAGAAGATCATGAGAAAGTGCTTTCATGGAGGCAAGCGTTGACCAATTTGGCGAGTATCTCCGGCGATTGTTCATGGAAATG GGAAGATGACTCGAAGATGGTCGATGAAATTACtgacaaaatatcaaaaaggttGATGATTGATACAACAAGAAGCAATGGGAGTGACCTTGTGGGGATTGATGCACACATGAAAGCTCTTCACCGGTTATTGGATTTGAACCCTAAGAAAACTGTGAGAGTGATTGGGATTTGGGCAAGAGGAGGCAATGGTAGATCGGCTTTAGCTAAATTCGTTTATCAGAACATCTGTCAACACTTTGAAAGCCATTATTTCCTGGAAAGTGTGAAAAAGATTTCTCAGGATCGCCACATGTCGCATCTTCATGAAGACTTTATGATAAGGATTCAAGGAGAATGCTTGAGTAAATTAAGGCTCAAGAACCAAAAAGTTCTGCTTGTTGCTGACGATGTCAATAAGCTTGAACAGTTGGATGCTCTTGCAGAGGATTTTAACTGTTTTGGTCCGGGGAGCATAGTTATCATCACTACACAAGACAAGCAGCTGCTTATCTCTTCTGGCATAAAGCTTGTTTATGAAGTAGAGCTTCTGAGATTCCAGAAAGTTCGTGGACTCTTCAGACAATTAGCTTTCAAAGAGAGAGACGTTTCTGCTGCGTTTGAGTTGGCTTTGCATAGGGCAGCTAATGTTGCAATGGAATGGTTAGGTTGTCTACGTGGTAGATATGGTTAG
- the LOC104751146 gene encoding LOW QUALITY PROTEIN: protein ROOT HAIR DEFECTIVE 3 homolog 1-like (The sequence of the model RefSeq protein was modified relative to this genomic sequence to represent the inferred CDS: inserted 1 base in 1 codon) — MDKSEGCGSVQLIDGDGTYNVSGIDHFIKEVKLGDCGLSYAVVSIMGPQSSGKSTLLNHLFGTNFLEMDAFKGRSQTTKGIWLARCAGIEPCTLVMDLEGTDGRERGEDDTAFEKQSALFALAISDIVLINMWCHDIGREQAANKPLLKTVFQVMMRLFSPRKTTMLFVIRDKTRTPLENLEPVLREDIQKIWDSVPKPEAHKDTPLSDFFNVEVVALSSYEEKEEQFKEQIASLRQRFMHSIAPGGLAGDRRGVIPASGFAFSADQIWRVIKENKDLDLPAHKVMVATVRCEEIANEKFAHFISNDDWRQLDAEVQAGPVSNFGKRLTTILGSCLSEYDGEATFFDEGVRSSKRHQLEEKLLQLVNPAFQDVLGHIRWGMLEKFKASFDKALSIGEGFSSASQDWFKACMAQFDEECAGAIIEQANWDTEKVRDKLVRDIEAHISSVRTSKLSELTSLYESKVHEALSEPVEALLEGANSETWTTVKKLYQRETESAVSGLSSALAGFDMEEETRDKMVKSLQDYSRGVIESKAKEEAGRVLMRMKERFATIFSQDSDSMPRVWTGNEDLRAITKSARSASLKLLSVMAVIRLGDEPDNIAKTLTVSLLDSTNNETSKKSITTSDPLASSTWDEVPSSRTLITPVQCKSIWRQFKTETEYTVTQAISAQEANRRGNNWLPPPWAILALIVLGFNEFMTLLRNPLYLGVIFVAFLLLKALWTQLDIPGEFRNGALPGLISISAKFVPTVMNLIKNLAAQGEAPPAAANPENRRSSNNTSSQXNPPDHKSSSKEE, encoded by the exons ATGG ATAAGAGCGAGGGATGTGGTTCTGTACAGCTTATTGACGGAGATGGTACATACAATGTCTCTGGCATCGATCATTTCATTAAAGAGGTGAAACTTGGAGACTGTGGCCTCTCTTATGCTGTTGTCTCCATTATGGGTCCTCAAAGCAGCG GGAAGAGTACATTATTGAATCATTTGTTTGGAACAAACTTTTTGGAGATGGATGCATTTAAGGGAAG GTCTCAGACCACAAAAGGTATCTGGCTCGCAAGATGTGCCGGTATAGAGCCTTGCACCCTTGTAATGGATTTGGAGGGCACTGATGGAAGAGAGCGAGGAGAG GATGATACGGCATTCGAGAAACAGAGTGCTCTTTTCGCTCTTGCTATCTCGGATATCGTCTTGATCAACAT GTGGTGTCACGATATTGGCCGTGAACAAGCTGCGAACAAACCTCTCTTGAAAACTGTCTTTCAG GTTATGATGCGATTATTTAGTCCACGTAAAACAACAATGCTGTTTGTAATACGAGATAAAACCCGG ACGCCGTTAGAGAATTTAGAGCCTGTCTTAAGAGAAGATATTCAGAAG ATATGGGATTCTGTTCCAAAGCCTGAAGCACACAAGGACACTCCTCTAAGTGACTTCTTCAAT GTTGAAGTTGTTGCTCTTTCCAGTTAtgaggagaaggaagaacagTTTAAAGAGCAG ATTGCTAGTTTGCGACAACGGTTCATGCATTCTATTGCACCGGGTGGTCTTGCTGGAGACAGAAGAGGAGTAATTCCAGCCTCAGGGTTTGCATTTAGTGCCGATCAAATCTGGAGAGTCATCAAAGAGAATAAGGATCTTGACCTTCCAGCCCACAAG GTAATGGTGGCTACCGTGCGGTGTGAAGAAATTGCAAATGAGAAGTTTGCGCATTTCATTTCAAACGAC GACTGGCGCCAACTGGATGCGGAGGTGCAAGCTGGTCCAGTTTCTAACTTTGGAAAGAGGCTTACTACCATTCTCGGTTCTTGCTTGTCAGA ATATGATGGGGAGGCTACATTCTTCGATGAAGGTGTCAGATCTTCGAAGAGACATCAGCTTGAAGAAAAGCTTCTCCAA CTAGTGAATCCAGCGTTTCAAGATGTCTTGGGACATATAAGATGGGGAATGCTTGAAAAGTTTAAGGCTTCTTTTGATAAGGCTTTAAGCATTGGTGAAGGGTTTTCTTCAGCTTCCCAAGATTGGTTCAAGGCTTGCATGGCCCAATTCGATGAAGAGTGTGCAGGTGCCATCATTGAACAAGCCAATTGGGACACAGAGAAAGTACGGGACAAGCTAGTCCGTGACATTGAGGCTCACATTTCCTCTGTGCGGACTTCCAAGTTATCTGAACTTACCAGTCTATATGAG TCAAAAGTTCATGAAGCATTATCAGAACCGGTTGAAGCTCTGTTGGAAGGAGCCAACAGTGAAACGTGGACAACAGTAAAGAAGCTTTATCAGCGTGAAACTGAATCTGCAGTTTCTGGACTTAGTAGTGCATTAGCTGGTTTTGACATGGAAGAAGAAACGAGAGATAAAATGGTGAAGAGCCTTCAGGATTATTCAAGAGGTGTCATTGAATCTAAGGCAAAAGAAGAAGCTGGAAGGGTTTTGATGCGTATGAAGGAAAG GTTTGCTACAATCTTCAGCCAAGATTCTGATTCAATGCCACGTGTTTGGACCGGAAATGAGGATCTTCGAGCCATTACTAAATCAGCTCGATCTGCT TCCTTGAAGTTGCTCTCAGTAATGGCTGTAATTCGATTGGGGGATGAACCGGATAACATCGCAAAGACCCTAACTGTTTCTCTGTTGGATTCAACAAATAATGAAACTTCTAAAAAAAGCATCACAACATCTGATCCACTGGCTTCAAGCACCTGGGATGAG GTTCCATCATCAAGAACTTTGATCACACCGGTGCAATGTAAATCTATATGGAGACAGTTCAAGACAGAAACAGAGTATACAGTGACCCAAGCCATATCTGCACAG GAGGCGAACAGGCGTGGAAATAACTGGTTACCTCCTCCATGGGCAATTCTTGCATTGATCGTCCTTGGATTCAACGAATTTATGACTCTTTTAAG AAACCCTCTCTATCTCGGTGTCATCTTTGTCGCCTTCCTTCTGCTTAAAGCACTGTGGACGCAATTGGATATCCCTGGCGAATTCCGCAATGGTGCA CTTCCAGGGCTCATATCAATATCAGCAAAGTTTGTTCCCACGGTTATGAATCTTATCAAGAATCTTGCCGCGCAAGGAGAAGCCCCTCCTGCAGCTGCTAATCCAGAAAACCGTCGTTCGAGCAACAACACCTCTTCTC GAAATCCACCAGATCACAAAAGCTCTTCAAAAGAGGAGTAA
- the LOC104751148 gene encoding protein HOTHEAD-like: MALKLFLFALLLCLPASLSSTASKGKEKFNPYRYTFIDKASTFSSSSSSSFSSNGQDSSYDYIVIGGGTAGCPLAATLSQNFNVLVLERGGVPFTNANVSFLRNFHIGLADTSATSASQAFVSTDGVYNARARVLGGGSCINAGFYSRADDAFVKRAGWDPKLVKESYPWVEREIVHQPKLTLWQKALRDSLLEVGVRPFNGFTYDHVSGTKIGGTIFDRFGRRHTSAELLAYANPQKLRVLIYATVQKIVFDTSGTRPRVTGVIFKDENGNQHQALLSNRKGSEVILSSGAMGSPQMLMLSGIGPKKELQRLKIPVVLENEHVGKGMADNPMNTILVPSKAPIEQSLIQTVGITKLGVYIEASTGFGQSSQSIHTHYGIMSGKNELFSTIPTKQRKPEATQAYTRRNKYQLQESFNGSFILEKLAYPLSRGHLSLVNTNVDDNPSVTFNYFKHPVDLQRCVEAIRLVSKVVTSKRYLNYTQCEKENVHKMLSLSVKANINLRPKQLNDTESMAQFCKDTVVTIWHYHGGCLVGKVVSPNRKVLGVDRLRVVDGSTFDESPGTNPQATLMMMGRYMGVKILRKRLGNNAGV; encoded by the exons ATGGCTCTCAAGCTCtttctctttgctcttcttctctgtctcccGGCTTCTCTCTCCTCCACTGCTTCTAAAG GTAAAGAGAAGTTTAATCCATACAGATACACATTCATCGATAAAGCAAGCACATTCTCATCGTCTTCGTCATCATCCTTCTCATCCAACGGTCAAGATTCGTCTTACGACTACATAGTCATCGGCGGCGGAACCGCAGGCTGTCCTCTCGCCGCAACGCTGTCGCAGAATTTTAACGTTCTTGTTTTGGAAAGAGGTGGCGTTCCGTTTACAAACGCGAACGTTTCTTTCCTCAGGAACTTCCACATCGGACTTGCTGACACGTCAGCTACCTCCGCGTCACAGGCGTTTGTTTCCACTGACGGCGTTTACAACGCTCGCGCTAGAGTTCTCGGCGGTGGTTCTTGTATTAACGCCGGTTTTTACTCCAGAGCCGATGATGC GTTTGTGAAGCGAGCAGGATGGGATCCGAAGCTAGTGAAGGAGTCGTATCCGTGGGTGGAGAGAGAGATCGTTCATCAGCCCAAGTTAACTTTATGGCAGAAAGCTCTAAGAGACAGTCTTTTAGAGGTCGGAGTCAGACCTTTCAATGGCTTCACTTACGATCACGTCTCCGGAACCAAAATCGGCGGTACAATTTTCGACAGATTTGGCCGACGTCATACCTCTGCGGAGCTTCTCGCTTACGCTAACCCTCAGAAGCTTAGAGTCTTGATCTATGCTACTGTGCAAAAAATCGTCTTTGACACTTCCG gAACAAGGCCTAGAGTAACAGGAGTGATATTCAAAGACGAAAATGGTAATCAACACCAGGCTCTTCTTTCGAATAGAAAGGGAAGTGAAGTGATCTTATCTAGTGGAGCCATGGGGTCACCACAGATGCTCATGTTAAGTGGGATTGGTCCTAAGAAGGAGCTTCAGAGGCTGAAGATTCCTGTGGTTCTAGAGAATGAGCATGTAGGTAAAGGAATGGCTGATAATCCCATGAACACGATCTTGGTGCCTTCAAAGGCGCCTATAGAGCAGTCTCTTATACAGACTGTTGGAATTACAAAGTTGGGTGTGTATATTGAAGCTAGCACTGGCTTTGGGCAATCCTCTCAGAGTATTCATACTCACTATGGGATTATGTCGGGCAAG AATGAATTGTTTTCTACCATTCCTACAAAGCAGAGGAAACCAGAAGCAACGCAAGCTTACACTAGAAGAAACAAATACCAACTTCAAGAATCGTTCAATGGAAGTTTCATCTTGGAGAAACTAGCTTACCCACTCTCTAGAGGGCATTTGAGCTTGGTCAACACGAATGTAGATGACAACCCTTCAGTCACCTTCAATTACTTCAAACACCCGGTGGATCTCCAACGCTGTGTTGAAGCCATTCGTCTGGTTTCCAAAGTAGTGACGTCTAAGCGCTACCTAAACTACACACAGTGCGAGAAGGAAAACGTACACAAGATGCTTAGCTTAAGCGTCAAGGCAAACATCAATCTAAGGCCAAAGCAACTAAATGATACCGAATCAATGGCTCAGTTCTGCAAAGACACAGTTGTCACAATCTGGCATTACCATGGTGGATGTCTTGTGGGTAAAGTTGTGAGCCCTAACCGCAAAGTTCTTGGTGTCGACAGGCTCAGAGTTGTTGATGGTTCCACGTTTGACGAGTCTCCAGGAACCAACCCTCAAGCTACGCTTATGATGATGGGAAG ATACATGGGAGTCAAGATACTTCGGAAGAGACTTGGAAACAATGCTGGTGTTTAG
- the LOC104751151 gene encoding LOB domain-containing protein 7 codes for MSFSAHSGGSTIACAACKYQRKKCTKNCILAPYFPQDRPKQFLNAHKLFGVSNITKMIKGVEESQRDIAMQNLIYHANARALDPIGGLYRVMCDLKRKIECCQAELNFTHQQIAMCRSLAHQQEQRQRQDLPFGCYSYGELLQQEDEYVNVDGYGFQNVQQHQEMQQQESPINYEMLLKMPEQTSKVKLEERTTISDQEQNNLLRQILMSSSPIN; via the coding sequence atgTCCTTCAGCGCTCACTCCGGTGGCTCCACGATAGCGTGCGCTGCCTGTAAATACCAAAGGAAAAAGTGTACAAAGAACTGTATTCTTGCTCCTTATTTCCCACAAGATCGCCCAAAGCAGTTTCTGAACGCTCATAAACTCTTTGGAGTAAGCAACATCACCAAGATGATCAAAGGAGTCGAAGAATCTCAACGAGACATCGCTATGCAGAACCTTATCTACCACGCTAACGCTCGTGCCCTAGATCCAATAGGAGGGCTTTACAGGGTTATGTGTGACCTTAAGCGCAAGATCGAGTGTTGTCAAGCTGAGCTTAACTTTACTCATCAGCAGATCGCTATGTGTCGCTCTCTAGCTCATCAGCAGGAGCAAAGGCAAAGGCAAGATCTTCCCTTCGGATGCTATTCCTACGGAGAACTATTACAACAAGAAGATGAATACGTTAATGTCGACGGTTATGGCTTTCAGAACGTGCAACAACATCAAGAGATGCAGCAGCAGGAGAGTCCGATCAATTACGAGATGTTATTGAAGATGCCCGAACAAACCAGCAAGGTTAAGCTTGAGGAGAGAACAACAATCTCTGATCAGGAACAAAACAATCTATTGAGGCAGATACTCATGTCATCGTCGCCCATCAATTAG